The stretch of DNA ATGATATCGTCTTTTCAGGAAGTGGAGAGATGTTCTGATTCAGTTCGATGTTGACGCATTTTATTATAAAGTGTCGCCCGGCTGATACCGAGAAGTTTGGCAGCCTGCGTTCTATTTCCATTCGCCTTTTTCATCGCAATCGCGATTCTTTCTCTTTCCAGGATCTGAATCGCAAAATGAGTGGATTCCTGAAGCGGATCGATCGATTCGTCTTCCGCCGACCGCTCGCTAAATAGCGCTTCCAGTCTGATTTCATTTCCGGGGCTGATCAATACCGCTCTTTCTATGACATTTTCAAGTTCGCGGACATTTCCGTGCCAGGGATAATCCATGAGAATCTTCATGACCTGAGGCGAAATCAGTTTCGGCAATAATGCGTTGTGTTCGCAATATTTTTTTATAAAATGATCCACCAGAAGAGGGATATCCTCCTTGCGTTCCTTGAGCGACGGAAGAAGGACCGGAACGACCGCCAGGCGATAATACAGATCCTCACGGAAAGTCTTCTTTTTAACCCCCTCCCGAAGGTCTTTATTGGTTGCGGCCACCACCCGGACATCGACATGAACGCTTTTGTTGCTCCCTACCGGTTTAAATTCACTCTCCTGGAGAACTCTCAGAAGTTTGGATTGAAAGGCGATCGTGGTATCGCCAATTTCATCCAGCAGGAGCGTCCCGCCATCCGCCTCTTCAAACAGACCTTTCTTATTGCTAATCGCACCTGTAAAAGAACCCCTCACATGACCAAACAATTCACTCTCCAGGAGCGTTTCAGGAAGCGCGCCGCAGTCTACCGTCACAAACGGGCGTTCTCTCCGGGGGGAATTAAAATGTATGGCTCGAGCGATCAACTCTTTACCTGTTCCCGATTCTCCATTGATTAATATGGTCGTATTGCTGTACGCCACCATTTTGATCATTCTAAAAAGGGATCGCATCCGGGGGCTTTGTCCGATAATATCCTTAAAATCCTTGTTCACTTCCACTTTTTCTCGAAGCTGTTCCACTTCCAGTTTCAGATGATAGATTTCGAGCGCTTTCTTGACGACCAGCTTGACTTCGTCGTTATTAACCGGCTTGGTCAGGTAGTCAAACGCCCCTTCTTTCATCGCAGAGACCGCCGTATCCACCGTTCCAAAGGCAGTCAACAGGATTACCAGCGTGTTCGGTGCTTTCTCTTTCACTTTTTTAAGGAGTTGAATGCCGTCCATACCCCCCATTTTCAAATCAGAGATGACCAGATCAAACGGATCTGTCTCCAAACGCCTGACCGCCTCTTCTCCTGACGAAGCGCTCTCGACCTGATACCCCTCTTTTGCCAGAATCTTTTTAAAGAGAGCTCTCATATTCGGCTCGTCATCAACGACCAGAATTCGGTCAGCGGATGGAAGATTTCTGGTATTCATTTTTCCACTTCCTTCTTTTTGACAGGAAAATAGAGATAGAAAATCGTCCCTTTTCCCGGACTGCTTTCAACGGCCATCCTGCCCCCATGTCCCTTCATGATACTTTCGCAAATGGATAATCCAAGTCCCATCCCTTTCGTCTGCTTGGTTGTAAAAAAAGTGCGGAAGATTTTAGGAAGATCATTCGGTTGGATGCCGGATCCTGTATCTTCGACCCTGATGACCACTTCGTTGGATCCCGGCGCCAGACCATGTCCGCGGATCTCTTCTCGATCACTCTGATCAATCTCTCCGCCTACGGTCAATTCCCCCCCATCCGGCATGGCTTCAATCGCGTTAAAGAAAAGATTCACCAGGACCTGCATCACCTGCTGGGGATCCGCCCAGATCTGCGGAAGTTCATCCTGGGTTGTAACGGAAGTCTGAATCTTTTGTTTGAGAGCTTGTCCCGAAATGAGATCGACGGCTTTGCGAATCACCTGGGTGACATCCACCTCGGCAAACTGGGAGGGAGTCGGTCGTCCGAATTCCATCAAATCCCGCATGATTTTCTTGCAGCGGCGGGCCTCTTCTTCGATAATTTTCAGGGAATGATAACGGGGATCACCCGGGTCGACTTCCGTCAACAGGTCCTGGGTAAAACCGAGAACAATCCCGAGGGGATTATTAAATTCATGGGCAATTGAAGCGGCCATCTCTCCTATCGAGACCAGTCTTTCGGAGCTGATGAGCTGTTGCTCCATCTCCTTTTCACGCGTGACATCTTTCGCGATTTCGACCACCCATTTCACCGCTTTCCCGGAGTCATTCCGATCGGTCTTCACCGGCATGAGGAGCAGTTCCTCAAAACAGGCTTCCCGGGTTTGAACGTTCTGATCTTTAAGCAGCACAAAACCGGCTTCGCCCCGTTCAAATGTTTTTAGCGCGGGACAGTAAGTACAGGGCTCCTCCTTATTATAAAAAACCTGATAGCATTTCCCGCCATTTTCATGGTAACCCCGTATTCCGTTCGGACTGCGACGTGCCGCCGCGGAATTAATATAAAGGACATTAAACTGATGATCAATGATTTCAATCGCCTCCGGGAAACCATCCAGGACAGCCTGAAACAGCTGTTCCCGCTCTTCCAGGACTCGAAGACGTTCAATCAAATTCTGATCTTTTGAATGCGGCATAAATTAATCCTATTCCCTTGAAAAAAGGAAGTCAATATCATTTCAATGTCGTGAAATCAAAGTAAATATGGCGCTGGAATTTTTCGGCTGGGAAAGGAAGGCGTCTAGTTTGAAGCTTTGGCTTCCTGGAGCTTTTCAGACGGGAATTTTATCTTTTCGACTTTGACCTTGACAATTCTTCTGAGATCCATGTCGACAATGGTAAACTTGTAATCTCCAAACTGGATGATTTCACCCCCCCGGGGCATATTCTGAAGCTGGGAGAGGACAAATCCCCCCAGCGTCTCGTATTCTCCCGACTCCGGAATTGGAAGCTTATAATCCATATTGAGGTCCCGGACCGATAATGAAGCATCAATCAACAGGGAGCCGTCTTTCAGACGTTCGACCGGCTTCTCTTCTGTGTCATATTCGTCGCGAATTTCACCGACAATTTCTTCGATCAGATCTTCCATCGTCACGAGTCCTTCTACACTTCCATATTCATTGATGACGATCGCCATCTGCATTCTCCTTCTCTGGAGCTCCTTTAAAAGATGGCTGACTTTCATCGTTTCAGGCACAAAATAAGCGGGATGAAGCATGTTTTTTAAAATGAGCGGCTGTTTATTCGCGAGAGATTCAAAGATGTTTTTATAATTGAGGAGCCCAATGATATCATTGATCCCTCTCTTAAAGACGGGGTACCTTGAAAATTTATGCTCGGCGGCATATTTGAGGAGTTCCTCTTCCGATGTATTCAGATCAAGCGCATGAATTTTGGGCCTGGGAATCATGACTTCTTTGACTGAGATATCGGTAAATTCGAATACCGAATGGATAAGTTCCTGCTCGGTCTGGTCGATCAAGCCCTGTTCACGGCCCTCTTTTAACATCAGTTTGATTTCCTCTTCCGAACCATGGGTATTCTCGATAATATTCTTCGATATTTTGAAGGGACGCAGTACGATTCTTGACGAGTAGGTGAGCACTTTCGCCAGTGGAAGAAAGATTTTATAAAGTATATCCATGGGCTTGGCCATGGCAAGCGCAATCTTGTCCGGATATCGAAGTGCCAGGGATTTGGGAACTAACTCTCCCAGTGTGAGTGAAAAATAAGAAACAAAAACAACAACAACGGCGACCGAAAGTCCCTCACTGACCTTCTGGATTGCAGGATTGGGTATCGCCTGGAACAGGGGTTTCAGAACTTCGACCGAGATCACGCCGCCGATCGCGGCAGCTGTCGAACTGATAATGGTCAGTCCGATTTGTACGCTTGCCAGAAATCTCTCCATGTCCTTATGAAATGAGTGGATGATGATCGCACTTCGATCTCCATCCTCGGCCTTTTTCTTAATCTGAGCTTTCCGGGCGGCAATAATAGCGATTTCTGTACAGGAGAAAAATCCACTCACCAGGATCAAAATAAAAATAATGCTCAGATCTAAACCCAAATGACTCATTCTCTTCTCCTCTGACACGCGGATACCCGACGAAATTTAGAATAACATAGTTCCCGGATTGTCACAAGCCCGATTTATTAACATATCATTTACAATAAAATTGTTTGTTTTCTTCCTGACGCCCTCTCAATTTGATTTCGATTGACATTTTTTCATGATTAAGATAAATTGTACCTTATTCCGATGGGATTAATAAAGATTGAAAAAGAGCGAAACAATTTCAATCTGCCGCACAAGGATCCTTGCCTGGAGTCTTACTTAAGAGTAAAATAAATAGAATGGCTTCAGAAAGGACCCCCGGTCTCAATTTAAATCAGAAATGATTTAAAACCATCTTTTATATCCATTTTTCTGCAAGGAGTGTGTGTGGACTTACATCATCGAAACGACGAAATTATTGAAACAGATATCCTCATCATCGGTGGCGGCACTGCGGGCTGCCTGGCCGCAGTCGAAGCGAAAGAAATTAACCCTGCCCTCTCCGTGACGATTATGGAGAAGGCCCATGTTGACCGCAGCGGCTGTCTTGCAGGTGGAATGAATGCGATCAATGCCTACCTGAATCCGGGCGAAACCCCCGAAAGTTTTGTAAAATATGTTCGATTTGATTCCTGTGGCCTGATTCGTGAAGATCTCGTCAAGAGCATGGCAGAACTCTTTGAGTATTCCGTCAAGAAAGTGGAAAAATGGGGTCTCCCGATCTTATCGGATGAAAAAGGCAACTACCTTCCGCGCGGAAGATGGAACATCAAAATTAACGGAGAATCATTAAAACCGATTATTGCCAAAGCGGCTAAACAATCCGGCACAAAAATTCTGAACTGGGTCGTCGGCACGAATTTTATCGTCCAGGGAAATCGCGTTCTGGGCGCCGTCGGCTTCAGTATCCGTCACGGAAGAATGTATATTGTCAAAGCCAAAGCGACCATTATCGCCACAGGCGGCGCTGCCGGCATTTATAAACCCAATAATATGCATGACGCACAACATAAGACCTGGTACAGCCCGTTTAATAATGGTGCCGGGTATGCCATGGGAATCCGTGCCGGGGCCGAAATGACCAGTTTCGAAATGCGTTATGTTGCTCTCCGAACCAAAGACGCGATCGCCCCGACCGGAACGATTGCGCTGGGCGTCAACGCCCCGCAGGTGAACGCCAAAGGGGAAAAATTCATGCAGACGAAATATGCGCATCTCGGCGGCGATGGCGCACCGACTCCCTACCGGGCCTATGCGCCCATCATGGAGATCAAGGAAGGAAGAGGCCCGGTCTATCTCGATACCCGGCACATTACGGAAAAACAGGCCTCGGATTTGAAAGCGGCTTTTCTGGATATGTACCCGTCACAGGTCCTCTACTGGACTGCAAATGAAATCGATCCGAGCAAGGAACCCGTCGAGGTCCAGACAACGGAACCCTACATTGTGGGCGGACATTGTCAGGGCGGCTATTGGATCGATGTGAATCGGAAGACAACGCTGGAAGGTCTTTATGCGGCGGGAGATGTCGCAGGCGGGGCCCCCTTTAAATTTGTTTCCGGATGCTGGGCGGAAGCGGTGATTGCAGCAAGAGATGCTGCGGCGACGGTACAAAAAGTTTCGTTTGGCGATATCGATCCTGCGTGGATTGAGAAAGAAGCCGAGAGAGTCTACCGCCCCTTGTTGAACTACAGAAATAAGCCGGAACAAGGAGTTCTTCCGTATGACATGGAAGTCCGGCTCCAGAAAATTATGGATGAATACGCCGGCGGCGTCTCCACTTATTATGAAATGAATGAAGAACGATTGCTGATCGCACGGAAACAACTCGCAAAAATCCCGTCCCAGTTTGAATACCTGGTGGCCAATGATTTGCACCAGCTCATGAAAGCACATGAAATTATTGACCGGGTGATCGTTGCGCGGGTCCTGGTGGAGCATCTCCTTTATCGGAAAGAAACCCGGTGGCCCTCCTATCAAACACGGATGGATTACCCGGATCGCGATGATGACCATTGGCTGAAGTTCGTCAATTCGAGGGTGAACCTTGAGAATGGCGAGATTGAAATGCTGACGAGGCCGTATGAGCAGTTGGTCCCAGGGGACCGCTACAAACCAAGGTAGGAATCTGCTGAAAATGTTTATCTGCTTCGTTCTCGTCGCTCGGCAATCCTCACGTACGGATCAAGTTCGCTCCGGTTGCCTCGCTCCTGCGGCCTTGCATATAAAACATTTTCAGCAGATTTATTGAAATTAAAAATGAAAAGGAGCTTGAATGCCTGTTTATGTCAATCCCAATGTTTGCAACGGTTGTAACGGAGCCGCCCAACCCCCTTGTATCCGGATGTGTCCGGGAGATCTGATTGTCAAGGATCTCCTGACCGACAAAGCCTATTTAAAATATCCGGAAGATTGCTGGGATTGTCTCCCTTGCGTCAAATCGTGTCCCGAAGAAGCGATTGACTTTTACCTCTCTTACCAGATGGGATTCAAGAATGCTTCGTTAAAACCTCACATTCCCAAAACAAGAGACCACATTGTATGGGAAAGTATTGACACCCATGGAAAAAAAGAGACCTTTACCATTCGCACCAAAATTCTAGACATTGAAATTGATGAAAAAGTAGAAGGTTCGACACCGGCCGACTTTTCCATCTAAAATGCATTTCATTTGAAGAAGGAGCAAACCATGACACCGCCCAATGCACTCCAGGAGAAGAAAGAGGCCGCGGGAAAGATTCCCCATGACCTTTTAACCGAGATTGAATCGTTTGAAGCGCAGGTTGAAAAAGTCCGCCAGGGAAAAATCTCTCTGGATCAGTTCAGACCTTTCAGGCTTCAACACGGTATTTATGGACAACGTCAGACGAATGTGCAGATGTTCCGGGTTAAAATTCCCTATGGAGGATTGAATTCGGACCAGATGGACCGCCTGGCGGATATCGCCGAAGAACATACCAACGGAATCCTCCACACCACGACTCGACAGGATATTCAGCTTCACTGGATTTCTCTCTCAAAATGCGGCGAAATCATGAGAAAAATTACCGAAGTGGGACTGACCACACGGGAGGCTTGTGGAAATACGATCAGAAACGTGACTGGATGCCATAAAGCCGGAGTCTGTCCCTCTGAGGCCTTTGACGTTTCCCCTTATGCCGGAGCCATTTCAAAACATTTCTTGCGAAACCCTGTCTGCCAGAGCATGCCCAGGAAATTCAAAATCAGTTTTTCGGGATGCGCGACCGCCTGCGCGCTCCCCGGAATTCACGATATCGGGCTGGTTGCTGAAAAAAGAATATCAGCCGACCAGAAAGAAATTCTGGGATTCAAGGTGTTCGCAGGGGGAGGATTGGGGGCAATGCCAAGAGTCGCCCATCTTCTTGAAGATTTTATCCCCACCACGGAACTGACCCGCGTATGCGAAGCTATTGTCCGTGTGTTCGACCGATTTGGAAACAGAAAAAATAGAAACCGGGCCCGATTGAAATTTGTCATCGATAAACTGGGAATGGCTCAATTTAATAAACTCTATAAAGTGGAGTACGAAAAGCTCGCTCAAAAGGCCGAAATGACTTTTGGGCTCCCATCGCTGCAGCACGAAAACGGATCCGCGCTCCCTTCCTCCGGAAAGGGTCTGGAAAACGGTCATGCCAAAGAGAACGGAAACGATTATGACTACTGGTTATCCACCAACGTGGAACCTCAAAAACAGTCCGGGTTTTCGATGGTTCAGGTCCGTCTCATCCTCGGAGACATTCAAGCTTCGGAATTCCGGCAGGTCGCGGAGATCGCGCGACAATATGCCGGAGGAAATTCACGCATTACAATCAATCAGAACCTGTTACTCCGCTGGGTGAAAAATGAAAATCTTCCCCGGGTTTATGAGGCTCTTAAAAAAGCCGGACTGGCAAAGGGGGGTGCGGAAACCATGAGCGATATCGTCTCCTGTCCGGGAGCAGATACCTGTGGCATCGCGATCACCTCTTCCAAGCAGATGGCCACCAGCTTGTCTAAATCGCTGGGTAACGGATCAGGAGAAAGTTCCGGTCTTGACGGCATCAGAATCAAAATCAGCGGGTGTCAGAATTCCTGCGGACAGCACCATATGGCGCCCATCGGATTGCACGGGGTTAGCAAAACCATCGGAGAACACACCGCGCCGTTTTATGAACTCCATCTTGGAGGCCGCGATTCGGCCGAAGGGACGACTTTTGCCAAGGCAATTACCAAGATTCCGGCCAAAAACGTCCCGTTGGCCGTTGAAAAAGTTCTTTCACTTTACCGGGAAAAACGACTGGAAGGCGAAAGCTTTGTCCAGTTTACGGACCGATTCGGCAAGAAAGGCTTTACGGAAGAACTTAAGCCGCTTATTCAACTCCCCTCTTTTGAAGAAAAACCCCAGTTTTACTACGACTGGGGAGGGACCCGGGAATTTGAGGTGGTTGACCTGGGACCGGGAGAATGCGCGGGAGGAGCGGACGCGATGATCAAGACCAGCTTCGACGAAGCCGAAGCGGAATTGGCTATTGCTCGGGAACAGAATGAAAATCAACAGGGGGCATTTGCCCTGTCAAAAGCTTATCGGGCCGTCGTTGCCGGAATTAAAGGAATGCTCATCCTGAAGGGACTCGAACCGGCAACCGACACTGAAGCGTTTCAGGCTTTTCACGAACATTATCTGAAAAAGGGTGCTTTCTCGGGAAAATTTGGTGATTTTTCCACTTTTGTCGAGAAATTGGAACGAGGCGGACACCCGTCGTCCGCCGAGGTCTCGCAGGATATCGCACGGGTCGGAACTTTCCTCGAGGAGTGCCGGATCTTGTACGCCCTCTCCGATTCAGAATTAAAACCGGCGGCGGCCAAAACGGAGCATGAAAGTGAGGACGCCAAAGCGACGCGCCAGATTGAAACGGCAAAAAAAGAGGCCGTTGAAGAAGCCGAAAAACTCATCGAAATTGTTCCCAATGCAAAAATGGATTTAAGGGGAGTAAAATGCCCCATTAATTTCGTACGAACAAAATTAAAACTGGAAATGATGGATTCCGGAGAAATTCTCGAAGTTCTTCTGGACGAAGGAGAACCGGCCGAAAACGTCCCGAGGTCCGTAAAGGATGAGGGGAATCAGGTCCTGGGTCTCTCGCAAATTGATCATTATTTTAAGCTCGTAATTAAAAAGCCGTAAGGTTTGACGGACAGCGCGAGTTCTCAAGACAGGTTTGATGACGTTTCAGGAAATAATCGCAAAGATCGGGAAGGGACAAAAGGGAGCCAAGAATCTAAACAGAGAAGAAGCAGAGTTTGCCATGAAACTTCTCCTGGAAGGTAAACCTTCCCCTTACCAGGTCGGCGCCTTTCTTATTTCCCTTCGGATAAAAGAAGAGTCTCCGGAAGAGCTGACCATTTTCACCCGGCTCGTCCGTTCGGCCTTTTATCCCGATTTAAAGAGCATGATCGTCAATCCGCATGAGTTGATCGACCTCCCCTTTTATGCGGGGAAAAAGAGCTCCTTTCATGTCGGAATACCCGCTTCGTTGATCATGGCAGGTGCCGGATTAAAGGTTGTTCTTCACGGAGATCCCACGCCTCCCGGAAGAACCAGCAAATCGATGATCCTCGATGTAATGGGATGGAAAAATCAACTTACTTTAAAAGAACGGATCGAATGTTTCCAGGAGACAGGCTGGAGCTATCTTGACATTACCCAGATTCACCCATCGGTCAAGACCTTCCTCGACCTGAGAATGGAGATTGGTCTCCGGTCCGTGTTTCACACACTTGCCCGGTTTCTAAATCCCTTCAATGCGGCCAGTCAGATCGTCGGGGTCTCACACCCTAAATCATTCGAGAAGATTGCCGAAGCAATGAAAATGCTCGGCATCTCAAGAGGGCTGGTCATCCGCGGTCTGGAGGGGGAATCTGAAGCGGGACTGTCCGGACCGGTTGAAGGGTTGTTGCTCGACCAGGGCAATATTACTAAAATTAAGCTGGACCCGGCGCTTCTTGGAATTCCTCCGGTTAATCGTACGGAAATCGAGATCAGGGATCCTCTATCGGAAGCGCTCACGGCTGAAAAAATACTGGATGGAAGCGATGGCGGAGACAAGAAATCGCTTTCACTTTGGAATGCCTGCATCGGTCTCTATCTTTCGGGCAAGGCGGAATCGATGGAAAAGGCTTATTCGCAGGCCCGGGAATCCCTTGAATCGGGAAAGGCATTCAAGATTCTCAAAATCTTCAAAAACAAGAAACTTCAGCCTATTAGGAGATCATAAACAATGACGACCCCTCTTCAAACAACAGAATCAGTTCCCCATGGCGGAAAACTCATTAATCGCATCCTGGAAGGAGATGAAAAAAAGGAAGCGGCAAAAAAAGCCGTATCTTTAAAGAAAAAACATCTCACCATCAGGGAAATTTCCGACCTGGAAATGATCGCAACAGGTGCCTTCTCACCACTCGACGGATTTATGAAAAAATCAGATTACGAGGGGGTCGTCCACCAGATGCATCTTGCCAACGGGCTTCCCTGGTCAATTCCCGTTACGCTTTCGGCGACTGAGGAAGAGGCCAGTTCATTCAAAAAAGAAATGGAGATCGCCCTGCTGGATGAAAAAAATGAGACCCTGGCCATACTGCATCTGGAAGAGATCTACCCTCAGCAGAAAGAGACCGAAGCGATCAAGGTCTATCGGACAGACTCCAAGGAACATCCCGGTGTTGCCCAGCTTTTCCAGACCGGGAAGATGCTGCTGGGCGGAAGCATTACCCTGATCAAAAAGCCGGATCATGATGATTTTCAGGCCTATCGTCGTGACCCGAAAGAGACCCGGGCCGAGTTCCAGCAAAAAGGTTGGAAAAAAGTGGTCGGATTTCAAACCCGGAATCCGATTCACCGCGCTCATGAATATATTCAAAAATGTGCCCTTGAAATTGTCGATGGATTGCTCGTGCATCCCCTCGTCGGCGCCACCAAGGGGGATGATATTCCCGCAGATGTCAGGATGCGTTGTTATGAGGCATTGCTTTCCGATTATTATCCCAAAGACCGGACGCTCTTATCCGTTTTTCCAGCCAATATGAGATATGCGGGTCCCCGCGAGGCGATTTTTCATGCCATCGTGCGAAAAAACTATGGATGCACCCACTTTATTGTCGGAAGGGACCATGCCGGCGTCGGAAATTATTACGGAACATTCGATGCGCATTATATCTTCGAGGAATTTAAGCCGGGGAGCCTGGGAATCACGCCGCTTTTTTTTGACAATACCTTTTACTGCAAGAAATGCCAGAGCATGGCATCGGTTAAAACCTGCCCTCACGATAAGGAGAGCCAGGTTTCCCTGTCAGGAACAAAGGTGCGGGAGATGTTAAAAGGGGGCATCATGCCGCCTGTAGAATTTAGCAGGCCGGAGGTCGCACAGATTCTCATCAACGCCATGAAACAGTAGGAAAGTCGATAAGAGGCTATCAGCTTCGTTCTCGTAGTTCGGCAGTTCCGGCCACCTCACCGACTCCGTGGCGCTCAGAAAGCGATGCCACTTATTCGTGGCATCTTCGCCCTCCTGTACTCAATTTGTACACTCCGGTTGCCTCACTCCTGCGGCCTGGCAGCTAACCTCTTCTTGACATTCCGATAAGCTTTCTATAATTTTTTCCGGGACAGATTTTGCCCATGACCACGGATTCTCTCGCACCGGTTACACCCGGAAGATTATTGGGGATCCCCAAGAAACTGTCGTGGGCAAAAAGTGCAAAAGCCATGGCTTCCACTGCTTTGCTATCCATTCCAAGATTTTCAAATTGAACAACCGGGACCGGGTAAAACGCCCTTCGCAGCAGGGCCAACAATGTTCGATTCCTGACTCCTCCGCCCCCAATCACAATTTCATCCACTTCGTTCCTGGAAAGAACAAACCTTTCACAGCTACTGTATATGGATGCGGAGGTATAGGCCGTCACAGTGGCCATCAGATCTTCATCAGATATTTGATAGGAGACGCTCTGTTCGAGAATCGCTTCAATGAGGGACTGCCCGAAAGTTTCTCTCCCCGTGCTTTTTGGGGGACGCTTTTTTATGAAGGAATGAGACATCAGTTCAGTCAGCAAAGGAAGATGGATCCTCCCTTTAGCCGCCATGGCACCGTTTAAATCCATCTTTTTTCGTCCGAAGGTCAATCTCTCTGCCAACCCATCAATCAGCATATTTCCCGGTCCGGTATCGAAGGCAAGGATTTCTTTCTTACTGGAAAAAGGAAGATACGTGACATTGCTAATTCCGCCAATATTGACGATCAAACGGCTCTTTCCCTCTTTCCTGACCAGGGCATGATGAAAATAGGGAGCTATCGGCGCTCCTTCCCCTCCGGCGGCGACATCGGCTGGCCGGAAATCTCCTACAGTGGTCACACCGGTTCTCACTGCAATGACCGAAGGATCTCCAATCTGAAAGGTAGAATGAATCTTATAACGGCCTTCCGAAATCCGGGATGGGGAATGCCAGACGGTTTGGCCGTGTGAACCAATCAGGTCAACCTTCGAGATGGCAAGTTTTGAGCGAGCGGCAATTTTCAATGCAGCTTGCGCAAATAGTTCACCGAGAAAAAAATTAAGATGGGATATCAGAGCTGTCGTCTCGTTCTCTTCTGAAATATCGAGCAGTTTCTCCCGAAGATTTTCGGGAAAGGGGTAAGTTTCAAATGCGATCAGCTTGTGGCGGAGTTTATTCCGGGCCCGGGAAATATCGAGAAGAGCAGCGTCGATTCCGTCCAGGGAAGTGCCGGACATGAGTCCAATGACTTTCATAAATTCAAATTTGAGTACTCTATAGATTAGAATCTAATAATTCATGTATAGTACACGGATTCCGAACAATTTTCTACGACAAAGGAGACGCCATTCTCACGGGGATCGCGCTCGGACTCCTCTCTGCGCTCGCATGGGGAACCGGGGATTTTATCGCCAAAAGAGCCGTTGATCGCATCGGCCCGTTTCAAACGCTCTTCTATATGTTTTCGGTTGGAGCGGTCGTTCTCGGACTCTTGACCTTTATGATGATCGGTCGCGTCCAGTCGTTCGATCGGAATCTGCTCATTCTGAACCTGATCTCGTCCCTGCTCTGCGTTCTCGGCTATTTCTTTCTCTATTATGGATTCCAAATTGGTACGCTTTCCGTTGTCT from Nitrospirota bacterium encodes:
- the sat gene encoding sulfate adenylyltransferase, with product MTTPLQTTESVPHGGKLINRILEGDEKKEAAKKAVSLKKKHLTIREISDLEMIATGAFSPLDGFMKKSDYEGVVHQMHLANGLPWSIPVTLSATEEEASSFKKEMEIALLDEKNETLAILHLEEIYPQQKETEAIKVYRTDSKEHPGVAQLFQTGKMLLGGSITLIKKPDHDDFQAYRRDPKETRAEFQQKGWKKVVGFQTRNPIHRAHEYIQKCALEIVDGLLVHPLVGATKGDDIPADVRMRCYEALLSDYYPKDRTLLSVFPANMRYAGPREAIFHAIVRKNYGCTHFIVGRDHAGVGNYYGTFDAHYIFEEFKPGSLGITPLFFDNTFYCKKCQSMASVKTCPHDKESQVSLSGTKVREMLKGGIMPPVEFSRPEVAQILINAMKQ
- a CDS encoding anhydro-N-acetylmuramic acid kinase; translation: MKVIGLMSGTSLDGIDAALLDISRARNKLRHKLIAFETYPFPENLREKLLDISEENETTALISHLNFFLGELFAQAALKIAARSKLAISKVDLIGSHGQTVWHSPSRISEGRYKIHSTFQIGDPSVIAVRTGVTTVGDFRPADVAAGGEGAPIAPYFHHALVRKEGKSRLIVNIGGISNVTYLPFSSKKEILAFDTGPGNMLIDGLAERLTFGRKKMDLNGAMAAKGRIHLPLLTELMSHSFIKKRPPKSTGRETFGQSLIEAILEQSVSYQISDEDLMATVTAYTSASIYSSCERFVLSRNEVDEIVIGGGGVRNRTLLALLRRAFYPVPVVQFENLGMDSKAVEAMAFALFAHDSFLGIPNNLPGVTGARESVVMGKICPGKNYRKLIGMSRRG